The Euleptes europaea isolate rEulEur1 chromosome 2, rEulEur1.hap1, whole genome shotgun sequence genome has a segment encoding these proteins:
- the TSPO2 gene encoding translocator protein 2: MLFHALGFTALPHLGGVLGWLITRKEVPTWYESLKKPSWRPPNKIFPVAWTILYTSMGYASYLVWRDLGGFNHKAVVPLGLYGTQLVLNWAWTPIFFGAHNLKLALLDIVGLYGLVLGTMYSWYPVNKIATMLMLPYLAWLTLASSLTYCIWRDNPEEGKKQE, from the exons ATGTTGTTTCATGCTCTTGGCTTCACAGCCTTGCCCCATCTCGGTGGAGTCCTTGGTTGGCTCATTACCCGGAAGGAGGTGCCCACATGGTATGAAAGCCTGAAGAAACCTTCATGGCGGCCACCTAATAAAATATTCCCAGTTGCTTGGACTATACTGTACACGAGCATGGG CTATGCTTCATACCTGGTGTGGAGAGACCTTGGTGGCTTCAACCACAAAGCAGTTGTCCCACTGGGCCTTTATGGAACTCAGCTTGTGCTGAACTGGGCCTGGACTCCTATATTCTTTGGAGCTCACAACCTAAAACTG GCGCTGCTGGATATTGTGGGTCTATATGGGTTAGTGCTGGGCACCATGTATTCCTGGTATCCTGTTAACAAGATCGCAACCATGCTGATGCTGCCTTACCTTGCCTGGCTGACCTTGGCTTCTTCTCTCACCTACTGCATATGGAGAGACAATCCAGAAGAGGGAAAGAAGCAAGAATGA